A part of Ammospiza caudacuta isolate bAmmCau1 chromosome 7, bAmmCau1.pri, whole genome shotgun sequence genomic DNA contains:
- the LOC131560083 gene encoding olfactory receptor 14A16-like, which yields MSNSSSIWHFLLLALADTRQLQLLHFCLLLGISLAALLGNGLIISTVACGHHLHTPMFCFLLNLALSDLGSICTTVPKAMHNSLWDTTTISYTGCAAQLFFFMFFISAELSLLTIMCYDRYVSICKPLCYGTLLGSRACAHMAAAAWASGFLNAVLHTANTFSLPLCHGNALGQFFCEIPQILKLSCSQSNLRELGLIVVSLCLSFGCFVFIVFSYVQIFRAVLRIPSEQGRHKAFSTCLPHLSVVSLFVSTGTFSYLKPHSMSSPSLDLALSVLYSVVPPALNPLIYSLRNQELKAAVWRLMTGWFQKH from the coding sequence atgtccaacagcagctccatctggcacttcctcctgctggcattggcagacacacggcagctgcagctcctgcacttctgcctcttgctgggcatctccctggctgccctcctgggcaacggcctcatcatcagcactgtagcctgcggccaccacctgcacacgcccatgttctgcttcctgctcaacctggccctcagtgacctgggctccatctgcaccactgtccccaaagccatgcacaattccctctgggacaccacgaccatctcctacacaggatgtgctgctcagctctttttctttatgttcttcatctcagcagagctttccctcctgaccatcatgtgctacgaccgctacgtgtccatctgcaaacccctgtgctacgggaccctcctgggcagcagagcttgtgcccacatggcagcagctgcctgggccagtggctttctcaatgctgtgctgcacacagccaatacattttccctgcccctgtgccatggcaatgccctgggccagttcttctgtgaaatcccccagatcctcaagctctcctgctcacaaTCAAACCTCAGGGAACTTGGGCTCATTGTAGTTAGCCTTTGTTTATcatttggctgttttgtgttcattgttttctcctatgtgcagatcttcagggctgtgctaaggatcccctctgagcagggacggcacaaagccttttccacctgcctccctcacctctCCGTGGTCTCCTTGTTCGTAAGCACCGGTACATTTTCCTATCTGAAGCCTcactccatgtcctccccatccctggatctggccctgtcagttctgtactcggtggtgcctccagccctgaatcccctcatctacagcctgaggaaccaggagctcaaggctgcagtgtggagactgatgactggatggtttcagaaacattaa